The Verrucomicrobium spinosum DSM 4136 = JCM 18804 genome includes a region encoding these proteins:
- a CDS encoding sialidase family protein yields the protein MNPTPMPSFSRRHFLATTAGLSASTFLKAEDPAKPAPATAGGITITETKVISQQPEFYHGWPTVGRRANGELWVVWSGGREEHVCPFGQVVAMSSKDEGATWTRARVLLDGAIDDRDAGVLETAKGTLVVTTFTSLAYEPSLAKAEKAGNWPAEKLTLWKATRDQLTPEQRKAGLGEWCLRSIDGGITWSTPIKTIVNSPHGPTQLKDGRLLYAGKQLWSEDKKIGICESKDDGLTWQWLSEIPAREGDAVPNGYHELHAIEAADGTIIVQIRNHNKQHAGETLQTESSDGGKTWSTPHSIGVWGLPSHLLKLRDGRLLMTYGHRRKPFGNQVRVSKDNGKTWGEASILSEDGIGGDLGYPSTVELGDGSFLSVWYESMKEPKKAVLRQAKWTLQG from the coding sequence ATGAACCCGACCCCGATGCCCTCCTTCTCCCGCCGCCACTTCCTGGCCACCACGGCTGGTCTTTCCGCCAGTACTTTCCTGAAAGCGGAGGATCCGGCGAAACCAGCCCCCGCCACCGCCGGCGGCATCACCATCACCGAAACCAAGGTTATTTCCCAACAGCCCGAGTTCTATCACGGCTGGCCGACCGTGGGACGCCGCGCCAACGGGGAGCTCTGGGTGGTATGGTCTGGCGGACGCGAGGAGCACGTCTGCCCCTTCGGCCAGGTGGTCGCCATGTCCTCCAAGGACGAGGGCGCAACCTGGACCCGGGCCCGGGTGCTGCTGGACGGAGCCATCGATGACCGCGATGCCGGTGTGCTGGAGACCGCCAAGGGCACGCTCGTTGTCACCACCTTCACCTCGCTGGCGTACGAACCAAGCCTGGCCAAGGCGGAGAAGGCCGGGAACTGGCCTGCGGAAAAGCTGACCCTCTGGAAGGCCACCCGCGATCAACTCACGCCGGAGCAACGCAAGGCGGGCCTGGGCGAGTGGTGTCTGCGCTCCATCGATGGTGGCATCACCTGGTCCACGCCCATCAAGACCATCGTGAACAGCCCCCACGGCCCCACCCAGCTCAAAGACGGGCGTCTGCTCTACGCCGGCAAGCAGCTCTGGTCTGAGGACAAGAAGATCGGCATCTGCGAGTCGAAAGACGATGGACTGACCTGGCAGTGGCTCTCCGAGATTCCCGCCCGCGAAGGTGATGCTGTGCCCAATGGCTACCACGAACTGCATGCGATCGAGGCAGCGGATGGCACAATCATCGTGCAGATCCGCAACCACAACAAACAACACGCAGGCGAAACGTTGCAGACGGAGTCCAGTGATGGAGGCAAGACCTGGAGCACGCCTCACTCCATCGGCGTCTGGGGGCTGCCATCCCATCTGTTGAAACTGCGCGATGGCCGACTCCTCATGACCTACGGCCACCGCCGCAAACCCTTCGGAAACCAGGTGCGCGTGAGCAAGGACAATGGCAAGACCTGGGGTGAAGCCAGCATCCTCTCCGAAGACGGCATCGGCGGTGACCTCGGCTACCCGAGCACCGTGGAGCTTGGCGACGGCTCTTTCCTCTCGGTCTGGTACGAGTCGATGAAAGAACCCAAGAAGGCGGTCCTGCGTCAGGCCAAGTGGACTCTGCAAGGCTAG
- a CDS encoding sialidase family protein, which produces MLERPLAHPLRTGLSSLLAVILTAATLASPAMSAAENVVVRDIEPTKELPRHSEGSFATLASGRIIFYYTQFYGGAADESPARIVGIHSDDDGRTWSQPVTIVENNAGKNIMSVSLLRLASGKLAFFYCLKNSWQDCRPQMCLSSDDGATWSSPRNILEAPGYFVLNNDRVIQTKAGRLIAPLAFHRSRNSDPHSSKSFDARAITMWLYSDDEGASWHEAATWWAIPVRSGSGLQEPGVVELADGSLFSWSRTDQGAQYGFTSKDGGTNWTAPEPTALKSPTSPASIKTLPGTTHLLAIFNDHSGGFPFPQGKRTPLVAAVSSDGGKTWPKVKLLEDNPDGWYCYNAIHFTKDAVLLGYCAGDKTVGGLNRLRIRRITMDWLHQP; this is translated from the coding sequence ATGCTTGAACGTCCCCTTGCTCATCCTCTTCGCACCGGTCTGTCCTCGCTCCTGGCAGTGATCCTCACTGCCGCCACCCTGGCAAGTCCCGCCATGAGCGCGGCGGAAAACGTGGTGGTGCGCGATATCGAACCCACCAAAGAACTGCCGCGGCATTCCGAGGGTTCCTTTGCCACGCTGGCCTCCGGCCGCATCATCTTCTACTACACCCAGTTCTACGGGGGCGCTGCCGATGAAAGCCCTGCCCGCATCGTGGGCATTCACTCCGACGACGACGGGCGCACCTGGAGCCAGCCCGTGACCATTGTGGAGAACAACGCCGGCAAGAACATCATGAGCGTGAGCCTGCTGCGCCTGGCCAGCGGCAAGCTCGCCTTCTTCTACTGCCTGAAAAACAGCTGGCAGGACTGCCGCCCGCAAATGTGCTTGTCCTCGGATGACGGAGCGACCTGGTCCTCCCCGAGGAACATCCTGGAGGCTCCGGGGTACTTCGTGCTCAACAATGACCGTGTCATCCAGACCAAGGCAGGCCGCCTCATCGCGCCGCTCGCGTTTCACCGGTCCCGCAACTCCGATCCCCATTCATCCAAGTCATTCGACGCCCGGGCCATCACGATGTGGCTGTATTCCGATGACGAAGGTGCCTCCTGGCACGAAGCCGCCACCTGGTGGGCGATCCCGGTGCGCAGCGGCAGCGGGTTGCAGGAGCCCGGCGTGGTGGAGCTGGCGGATGGCAGCCTGTTCTCCTGGAGCCGCACGGACCAGGGCGCGCAATACGGCTTCACCTCCAAGGATGGAGGAACGAACTGGACCGCACCCGAACCTACCGCCCTGAAGTCCCCCACCTCCCCGGCCAGCATCAAGACCCTGCCGGGCACCACGCACCTCCTCGCCATCTTCAACGACCACTCCGGAGGCTTCCCTTTTCCGCAGGGAAAACGCACCCCGCTGGTGGCTGCGGTGTCCTCCGACGGGGGCAAGACCTGGCCCAAAGTGAAGCTGTTGGAGGACAACCCCGATGGCTGGTACTGCTACAATGCGATCCATTTCACCAAGGATGCCGTCCTGCTCGGCTACTGCGCGGGTGACAAGACGGTGGGCGGCCTGAACCGCCTGCGCATCCGTCGCATCACGATGGACTGGCTCCATCAACCCTGA
- a CDS encoding Gfo/Idh/MocA family protein, translating into MPSILIIGCGSIGERHLRCFLSTGRCTVAAVETREELRLAMQERYGVPCHSSIEEALTTGGWDAAVICTPAPLHLPMLQVLLAHGLHVLVEKPLAVDLDEVPAARAALAQHPRYVAVAYVYHLMPWVLAARDYVATGSLGTVLHATVMAGQHFPTFRPAYREIYYARHEQGGGAVQDALTHLVNAVEWLIGPCTQVYCDGSHQMLEGVTVEDTVNVAARHGMAMVSYAMNQFQAPNETFILLHGTEGSLAIEGHRQRWGVLQRGSADWTWHTVPPLERDELFIRQAHAFLDGMEGRPSPLCSFEEAVQTLRFNRAALQSIAEGVPVTISQVS; encoded by the coding sequence ATGCCATCCATACTCATCATCGGCTGCGGCAGCATTGGGGAACGGCACCTGCGCTGTTTCCTAAGCACGGGGCGCTGCACGGTTGCGGCGGTGGAGACCCGCGAAGAGCTTCGCCTTGCGATGCAGGAGCGCTACGGGGTGCCATGTCACTCCTCGATCGAGGAGGCTCTCACGACTGGCGGATGGGATGCAGCCGTGATCTGCACGCCGGCTCCCTTGCATCTGCCCATGCTCCAGGTCTTGCTGGCGCATGGTCTGCACGTACTGGTGGAGAAGCCGCTGGCGGTGGATCTGGATGAAGTGCCTGCAGCACGTGCCGCTCTGGCGCAGCATCCTCGCTACGTGGCGGTGGCTTATGTGTATCACCTCATGCCCTGGGTGTTGGCAGCGCGGGACTATGTCGCGACAGGCAGCTTGGGCACCGTCCTGCATGCCACCGTGATGGCGGGGCAGCACTTCCCCACCTTCCGGCCCGCTTATCGCGAGATCTACTACGCCCGGCATGAGCAGGGTGGCGGTGCAGTGCAGGATGCGCTGACTCATCTGGTGAATGCCGTGGAGTGGCTCATCGGCCCCTGCACTCAGGTGTATTGCGATGGCAGCCACCAGATGCTGGAAGGCGTGACAGTGGAGGACACGGTGAATGTGGCCGCCCGCCACGGCATGGCCATGGTGAGTTATGCCATGAACCAGTTTCAAGCGCCCAATGAAACGTTCATCCTCCTGCATGGCACAGAGGGCAGCCTCGCGATTGAGGGCCACCGTCAGCGTTGGGGAGTCCTGCAACGGGGCAGCGCAGACTGGACCTGGCACACGGTGCCCCCTCTGGAGCGGGACGAACTTTTCATCCGGCAGGCGCACGCCTTTCTGGATGGCATGGAAGGCCGGCCCTCGCCGCTCTGCAGCTTTGAAGAGGCCGTGCAAACCCTGCGCTTCAACCGGGCGGCGTTGCAATCCATTGCGGAAGGCGTGCCGGTGACCATCTCGCAAGTTTCATGA
- a CDS encoding Gfo/Idh/MocA family protein → MTIPKPPLRLAMLGMIEGNGHPYSWSAIINGYDPGAMAQCPYPTILDYLGRQDFASIGIPDARVTHVWTDDPADACKVAAASLIEHVVSRPEDVIGLVDAVVIATDDGDDHVGRVAPFVEAGLPVFVDKPMATNLADLRQFVQWQRAGAVLLSSSGMRYAPELQLSAEQRQQLGELRWITSFTCKSWERYGIHALEAVYPLLGPGFETVQTQHRQGSDIVHLTHRSGVPVTLGVVQDAVGSFGSVHLYGTGAQMPFLCRDYYNAFRAQLVAFIQMLQTGQPPFHFSQTVELMGILIAGRRSRERGGQTISLASILQETLA, encoded by the coding sequence ATGACGATCCCGAAACCACCACTGCGTCTGGCCATGCTGGGCATGATCGAGGGCAATGGTCACCCCTACTCCTGGAGTGCCATCATCAATGGCTATGATCCCGGCGCCATGGCGCAGTGTCCCTATCCCACCATCCTGGACTATTTGGGCAGGCAGGACTTCGCCAGCATCGGCATCCCAGATGCCCGTGTGACGCATGTCTGGACGGATGACCCTGCGGATGCCTGCAAGGTCGCAGCGGCGAGCCTCATCGAGCACGTGGTTTCCCGGCCGGAAGATGTCATTGGCCTGGTGGATGCGGTGGTCATCGCCACGGATGACGGGGACGATCATGTGGGCCGGGTGGCTCCATTTGTCGAAGCGGGGCTCCCTGTATTTGTGGACAAGCCGATGGCGACGAATCTGGCAGACTTGCGGCAGTTTGTGCAATGGCAGCGCGCCGGGGCCGTCCTGCTCAGCAGCAGCGGCATGCGTTATGCCCCCGAACTCCAGCTGAGCGCGGAGCAGCGCCAGCAACTGGGGGAGCTGCGCTGGATCACCAGCTTCACCTGCAAGAGCTGGGAGCGGTATGGCATTCATGCGTTGGAAGCCGTCTATCCTCTGCTGGGACCGGGCTTCGAGACGGTGCAGACCCAGCATCGCCAGGGCTCGGACATCGTGCATCTCACGCATCGCAGCGGGGTGCCGGTGACGCTCGGGGTCGTGCAGGATGCGGTGGGGAGTTTTGGCTCCGTTCATCTCTATGGCACCGGGGCACAGATGCCCTTCCTCTGCCGGGACTACTACAACGCCTTCCGGGCGCAACTCGTGGCCTTCATCCAGATGCTGCAGACCGGCCAGCCGCCGTTCCATTTCAGCCAGACGGTGGAGTTGATGGGCATCCTCATTGCCGGCCGCCGCAGCCGGGAGCGGGGTGGGCAGACTATTTCGCTCGCCAGCATTCTGCAGGAAACCCTTGCTTGA
- a CDS encoding HpcH/HpaI aldolase family protein has protein sequence MILRPSRILRELRNGANPCTLKLNLNDPRVIEMAGLSGASGVWICNEHVPNDWSNLEHQVRAARLHDLDSIVRVSKGAYSDYVKAFELDATAIMVPHVSTEEEARKLVEMTRFQPLGRRPIDGGNIDGGFCQVPIKQYLHHSNTEKLLIFQIESPEALDRVEAIAAVPGYDVLLFGPGDFSHLIGKAGQIHDPEVVAARKRVAAAGRQHGKHLMMPGMIGPRRELEEEGWRIFNLGADVLCLGSAFNQLVAEYQGTPAVAPAAVYNSSDK, from the coding sequence ATGATCCTCCGTCCCAGCCGCATCCTCAGGGAGCTCCGCAACGGTGCCAATCCGTGCACGCTGAAGCTCAATCTCAACGACCCCCGCGTGATCGAGATGGCGGGCCTTTCTGGAGCATCAGGCGTCTGGATCTGCAATGAACACGTTCCGAATGACTGGTCGAATCTGGAGCACCAGGTGCGGGCTGCCCGGCTGCATGACCTGGACAGCATCGTACGGGTCAGCAAGGGGGCGTACAGTGACTATGTGAAGGCCTTTGAACTGGATGCCACGGCCATCATGGTGCCGCATGTCTCCACAGAAGAGGAGGCCCGCAAGCTGGTGGAGATGACTCGCTTCCAGCCGCTGGGCAGGCGTCCCATTGATGGGGGCAACATCGACGGCGGTTTTTGCCAGGTGCCTATAAAGCAGTACCTGCACCACAGCAATACGGAGAAGCTCCTGATCTTCCAGATCGAGTCTCCTGAGGCGTTGGATCGGGTCGAGGCAATTGCCGCAGTGCCAGGTTATGATGTCCTGCTCTTTGGCCCGGGCGACTTCAGCCATCTGATCGGAAAGGCGGGGCAGATCCATGATCCGGAGGTGGTCGCGGCTCGGAAGAGGGTGGCGGCGGCAGGCCGTCAGCATGGGAAACACCTCATGATGCCGGGTATGATCGGCCCGCGACGTGAACTTGAAGAGGAGGGCTGGCGCATCTTCAATCTGGGGGCGGATGTCCTTTGTCTGGGCAGCGCCTTCAATCAACTGGTGGCAGAGTATCAGGGCACTCCTGCGGTGGCCCCTGCGGCCGTGTACAACTCCAGTGACAAATGA
- a CDS encoding SDR family oxidoreductase, producing the protein MSTLSNFSLTGKVVLLTGGAGLFGRGLVRALAGAGATLILASRDVAKLQVVAEEERASGATVQAEFLDQGDEASINALFERIQVEHGPLHGLVNNAVLRPMKGAQGTVAQWEDSMRVNATGLMLMHRVFGAAMAEAGRGSVVNIGSIQGMIGPSYELYEGTAIGDMPPDYFFHKGGMLNLTRFYAALYGPRDVRVNCVSPGGFFNHQPEAFVKRYSEHTMLNRMADDNDLGGAVVFLLSDASRYVTGVNLPVDGGYTAK; encoded by the coding sequence ATGAGCACCCTCAGCAATTTCAGTCTTACTGGCAAGGTGGTCCTTCTCACCGGTGGTGCTGGCCTGTTCGGCCGTGGTCTGGTGCGCGCCCTTGCTGGAGCGGGGGCCACCTTGATCCTCGCTTCCCGGGATGTGGCCAAGCTACAGGTGGTGGCAGAGGAGGAGCGCGCGTCAGGGGCCACGGTGCAGGCGGAGTTTCTTGATCAAGGGGATGAGGCTTCTATCAACGCGTTGTTTGAGCGCATTCAGGTGGAGCACGGGCCTTTGCATGGATTGGTGAACAACGCGGTGCTCCGTCCCATGAAGGGCGCTCAGGGGACCGTGGCCCAATGGGAGGACTCCATGCGGGTAAATGCCACCGGGTTGATGCTCATGCACCGGGTCTTCGGTGCAGCCATGGCCGAGGCCGGGCGGGGAAGCGTGGTCAACATCGGCTCCATCCAGGGCATGATCGGCCCCAGCTATGAGTTGTATGAGGGCACGGCCATCGGCGACATGCCGCCAGACTATTTCTTTCACAAAGGAGGGATGCTCAATCTCACCCGGTTCTACGCGGCGTTGTACGGGCCTCGGGACGTGCGCGTGAATTGCGTGTCACCGGGTGGTTTCTTCAATCACCAGCCGGAGGCGTTTGTGAAGCGGTACAGCGAGCACACCATGTTGAACCGTATGGCGGATGACAATGACCTGGGCGGGGCGGTGGTGTTTTTGTTGAGTGACGCGTCCAGGTATGTGACCGGTGTGAATTTGCCGGTGGATGGCGGGTACACGGCGAAGTGA
- a CDS encoding Kelch repeat-containing protein, translating to MKPPCHLLITLTVIALTSTQPVAAETWVSIAPLPEPNAGFAAGWVNGKLVIAGGTNWPEGVKRWLNKTWVYNPGTNQWTPGPDLPHPLAYGAGASDGQQLWIAGGADGKMARNEVLALTKEGSWQHVGTMNHHVAFSGGAFMEGSLWIYGGTPDPDDWKQVTTALSSVSTSGKASNENPLRREGPGIGLPAVVGSGRKVYAFTGAWMSTENGQVQNSAEAAAYDIASKTWTKLDPYPVSARGVAAVALDDQHIYLAGGYGTDEQGFLDAAWIHDVRTQQYRKALPLPIKALVCLVKGGDGFIYVLGGEDQKKHRSAACFRIPVAALLKEE from the coding sequence ATGAAACCTCCCTGCCACCTTCTCATCACCCTCACTGTGATTGCCCTCACCAGCACGCAGCCCGTTGCTGCGGAGACTTGGGTATCCATCGCCCCGCTGCCCGAACCCAATGCCGGATTTGCCGCAGGATGGGTGAATGGAAAACTGGTCATCGCAGGCGGGACCAACTGGCCGGAAGGCGTGAAACGCTGGCTGAACAAGACCTGGGTCTATAATCCCGGGACCAATCAATGGACACCCGGACCCGACCTGCCCCACCCTCTGGCCTACGGCGCCGGGGCAAGCGATGGTCAGCAACTCTGGATTGCGGGCGGTGCCGATGGAAAGATGGCACGAAACGAAGTGCTGGCGCTGACGAAGGAAGGCTCGTGGCAACATGTAGGCACCATGAACCACCATGTTGCTTTTTCGGGTGGAGCTTTTATGGAGGGCAGTTTGTGGATCTATGGCGGCACACCTGATCCCGATGATTGGAAGCAGGTCACAACGGCGTTGAGCTCGGTTTCCACGAGTGGCAAGGCTTCCAATGAAAATCCCCTGCGCCGGGAAGGTCCGGGGATTGGCCTGCCTGCAGTGGTGGGAAGCGGCAGGAAGGTCTATGCCTTCACCGGGGCATGGATGTCAACGGAGAATGGCCAGGTGCAGAACTCCGCGGAAGCGGCAGCATATGATATCGCCTCCAAGACGTGGACGAAGCTGGATCCGTATCCCGTCAGTGCCCGCGGTGTCGCCGCCGTGGCTTTGGATGATCAACATATCTATCTTGCGGGTGGCTACGGCACCGATGAACAAGGGTTTCTGGATGCAGCGTGGATCCACGACGTGCGGACCCAGCAGTATCGCAAGGCATTGCCGTTGCCGATCAAGGCGCTGGTGTGTCTGGTGAAGGGAGGAGATGGCTTCATCTACGTGCTCGGTGGTGAGGATCAGAAGAAGCACCGCAGCGCAGCGTGTTTCCGGATTCCGGTGGCGGCGTTGTTGAAGGAGGAGTGA
- a CDS encoding HpcH/HpaI aldolase family protein → MITTSKLLAKIRNGGVARACSTGSPVIYFPALAARFGYDAVWMDAEHRAWEAGDIREMILRHHHAGIDCIFRPSLSGKAALSRYLEDGAAGLMIPHVNTPEQARELVMHTKFPPLGDRGLDGSGLDAGYWIHKPDDYPARANRETALVVQIETPLAIQNVEAIAAVEGVDLLFLGPGDLSLRLGCKPSVQDPVLRDAVATLAAACRKQGKPWGMPVGSVEDARTIVEMGAQLVAMGSEFFGIYRELEACSFKLDELLGKGDPS, encoded by the coding sequence ATGATCACGACATCCAAACTGCTTGCAAAGATCCGCAACGGAGGAGTGGCCCGCGCCTGCTCCACCGGCTCCCCTGTCATTTATTTCCCAGCACTCGCCGCCCGCTTCGGCTACGACGCCGTGTGGATGGATGCGGAACATCGTGCCTGGGAGGCGGGCGACATTCGCGAGATGATCCTGCGGCATCATCATGCGGGCATCGACTGCATCTTCCGGCCTTCACTGTCTGGAAAGGCAGCGCTGTCACGCTATCTCGAAGACGGAGCCGCTGGGCTCATGATTCCGCATGTGAACACGCCGGAACAAGCCCGGGAACTGGTGATGCATACGAAGTTCCCACCTCTGGGAGATCGCGGGCTCGATGGCTCCGGGTTGGACGCGGGCTACTGGATCCACAAGCCGGATGACTATCCCGCACGGGCCAACCGGGAGACTGCATTGGTCGTCCAGATCGAGACCCCGCTCGCCATTCAAAACGTGGAGGCCATTGCCGCTGTGGAAGGTGTGGATCTGCTCTTCCTTGGTCCGGGCGATCTCTCGCTCCGACTCGGTTGCAAGCCGTCAGTGCAGGATCCTGTACTGCGAGACGCGGTGGCCACTCTGGCCGCTGCCTGTCGCAAGCAGGGCAAGCCCTGGGGCATGCCAGTCGGCAGCGTGGAAGATGCCCGCACCATCGTGGAAATGGGTGCCCAACTGGTGGCAATGGGCAGTGAATTCTTTGGCATCTATCGGGAACTGGAAGCCTGCTCTTTCAAGCTGGATGAACTGCTGGGGAAAGGAGATCCGTCATGA
- a CDS encoding sodium:solute symporter family transporter, translating into MARFTLLDYGIFAVYLAASVFIGMWFSRGEKSLKEYFLAGAHMNRFVVAMTILAALFSGISYLAGPSEVYTNGIAFSLVLLSFFIATPFTCIWILPHFYNSRYFTAYHFLQERFSLSLRLLASGLFILRVSLWLAAATYAPALALKEVTGMPLWFTIICTGVVSTIYTMMGGMRAVIWTDIMQLGVLFGGQLIIVLVALGKIPGGLAGVWDIAQAGGKLDVSLSFDPRERVTLWGVIIGGAFLNLVQMATDQVSVQRYLTATSLREAQRSLWIKLWMILPVLVLFYGTGLVLYAFYHSTGDPLTTGQINRADQILPYFVITQLPVGLPGLLIAAIFAASMSTVSSGVNSLTSATMCDFYQTLTKPGMWSEKALLFRAKLFTLFYGALVTGLAFGIASMKSNLVESVNSVIGLVGGPMLGLFLLGIFSRRVDSRGAILGCVAGFLAPIGLMFYKTVPPGGGDPVPISFLWFSMIGCLVTVLVGLLTPSRSVPR; encoded by the coding sequence ATGGCACGATTTACTTTGCTCGACTATGGTATCTTCGCTGTCTATCTCGCGGCGTCTGTGTTCATCGGCATGTGGTTTTCCCGGGGCGAGAAATCGCTGAAGGAGTACTTCCTGGCCGGAGCTCATATGAACCGCTTCGTGGTCGCCATGACGATTCTTGCCGCACTGTTCTCGGGCATCAGCTATCTGGCAGGGCCCAGTGAAGTGTACACCAACGGCATCGCCTTCTCCCTGGTGCTGCTGTCCTTCTTCATCGCCACGCCATTCACCTGCATCTGGATCCTGCCGCACTTCTACAACAGCCGTTACTTCACGGCTTATCATTTTCTTCAAGAGCGGTTCTCCCTTTCGCTTCGTCTGCTGGCATCGGGCCTGTTTATCCTGCGAGTATCCCTCTGGCTGGCGGCGGCCACTTATGCACCGGCTCTGGCGTTGAAGGAGGTCACCGGAATGCCGCTCTGGTTCACCATCATCTGCACGGGCGTCGTTTCCACCATCTACACCATGATGGGCGGCATGCGGGCCGTGATCTGGACGGACATCATGCAGCTGGGCGTGCTCTTTGGCGGGCAATTGATCATTGTGCTGGTGGCGCTGGGGAAGATTCCCGGCGGTCTGGCCGGTGTGTGGGACATTGCCCAAGCCGGTGGGAAACTGGATGTGAGCCTCTCCTTTGATCCCAGGGAGCGCGTCACCCTCTGGGGCGTCATCATCGGTGGTGCTTTCCTGAACCTGGTGCAGATGGCCACGGATCAGGTCTCTGTGCAGCGTTATCTCACGGCCACCAGCCTGCGCGAGGCGCAGCGCTCCTTGTGGATCAAGCTCTGGATGATCCTGCCGGTGCTGGTGCTCTTTTACGGCACGGGGCTCGTGCTTTACGCCTTCTATCACAGCACTGGCGACCCGCTGACCACTGGGCAGATCAACCGCGCCGACCAGATCCTGCCTTACTTCGTGATCACCCAGCTTCCGGTCGGCCTGCCGGGTCTCCTGATTGCCGCCATCTTTGCGGCCAGCATGTCCACGGTGTCTTCCGGGGTGAATTCTCTTACCTCCGCCACGATGTGTGACTTCTACCAGACGCTCACCAAGCCCGGGATGTGGAGCGAAAAAGCCCTGCTGTTCCGCGCCAAGCTGTTCACGTTGTTCTACGGAGCGCTGGTCACCGGGCTTGCCTTCGGTATTGCCTCCATGAAGAGCAATCTGGTGGAGTCGGTGAACAGCGTCATAGGTCTCGTGGGCGGTCCCATGCTGGGGCTGTTCCTGCTGGGCATCTTCAGCCGCAGGGTGGACAGCCGTGGGGCCATCCTGGGTTGCGTGGCCGGGTTTCTCGCGCCGATCGGTCTGATGTTCTACAAGACGGTTCCTCCGGGTGGCGGTGATCCGGTGCCGATCTCCTTCCTCTGGTTCAGCATGATCGGCTGTCTGGTCACCGTGTTGGTGGGCCTGCTTACACCTTCCCGATCTGTGCCACGGTGA